One Salvia splendens isolate huo1 chromosome 12, SspV2, whole genome shotgun sequence genomic window carries:
- the LOC121758161 gene encoding DNA repair protein UVH3 isoform X3, whose amino-acid sequence MILPEMHDKVDHAVLAYLPPSMQLDLLVQMRERLMAENRQKYQKVKKAPERFSELQIEAYLKTVAFRREIDWVQKSAAGRGIDGVQTSRIASEPNREFIFSSSFTGDKESLTSVGQERNGVDRRPPPVVSSAHAVNIDQRMKKSDVAAEPTVSESEKAYHDDVESYLDVRDTGISMTRDLQRNVDLRTLMNQEITEKNEKGNNGSPTTRNSPGVPDDSHHINLQLEATGVNNGDKIGEPEVLTGASFEISFEAAIEPDAYSIIDDNLFARLVAGDPITDFSVDNSMISQQPLHTTSDNDWEDGAIEGKSTEYQNVEEGMNDEEEVEWEEGEESQKLFPKGGLEGASALQEVNRKRKADIKGYRSMYDFQENHASEGNKSTECLKVGDMSDEGEIECEEPSEDIQSFSCLGESNINLTKGALEEEAALQEAIRRSSENISVCRDVMDFQEIFSSERAGVMTDESTDCIFADPGEEGPEIFTSADNLHQPYGSMNDLDKINIETTTSSFIVPSPETTNLDSKFWNPSEKGSLAGEVLLGTDTLPVADSKKQPLHACSEDNDGYVIKKPVNFCTEKVVHNMSSSVITGSSHDIMPNSGSAYVKNMSQAKLDVHLISTGNPGKPAADDSGIGVDNLDKDEMDGDFLMETEIKSNDYQDPRILEDRLEGEIAFLGKEREELGSEQRRLERDAGSVNNEMFTECQELLQMFGLPYIIAPMEAEAQCAFMELSNLVDGVVTDDSDAFLFGSQCVYKNIFDDRKYVETYLMKDIENELGLDQEKLIHMALLLGSDYTEGISGVGIVNAIEVVNAFHGKDGLREFREWIESPDPSILGKIDVEAGGDSRKEGPKGTDDAERKKRIFKDKHRNVSKNWHVSSSFPSDAVISAYVSPQVDKSTEPFAWGKPDLFVLRKLCLEKFGWGASKADELLLPVLNEYSKHETQLRLEAFYTFNERFAKIRSKRIEKAVKGIAGSKSSAVMGETPQQSSRKGMKSKVVRCEDEGNQLDLNTAGGDGAVTTTKPSIEPLKKGQMRKRNYRRVLEESIGVDDESRGRRRQRGCGKGKRSGRVKKKTDIGTSYDDASNSGYGEVLQSHTSDEPPQLRRSGRPRKYVNYNVDAPFMEEVMLKGDKEIGGAVKIIDDSLKESGDITLHETDLSHGINEIDIQTKNGDNALEETDLTHGMGEIDIRTREDPSGRGQESNDYLQFGGGFCMNEDDEDGHATRETMLDYLTGADLMLKEDRESNTSRPSDEGTGMPDNELDRNNDTSRSDTEGEFKRFNMVSLRAMPNLRKKRRKK is encoded by the exons ATGATACTA CCCGAGATGCATGATAAAGTTGATCATGCTGTTTTGGCTTATTTGCCTCCGTCAATGCAACTTGATCTTCTTGTTCAG ATGAGAGAGAGACTCATGGCTGAGAATAGGCAGAAGTATCAGAAGGTCAAAAAG GCCCCAGAAAGATTTTCGGAGTTACAAATAGAAGCTTATCTCAAAACAGTTGCATTCCGCCGTGAGATAGATTGGGTTCAGAAGTCTGCTGCAGGGAGGGGCATAGATGGTGTGCAGACATCGCGAATTGCATCTGAACCCAACAGGGAATTtattttttcctcatcattcACCGGGGATAAAGA ATCCCTAACATCTGTTGGACAAGAGAGAAATGGGGTTGATCGTCGGCCCCCACCAGTAGTGTCTTCTGCTCATGCTGTCAATATAGATCAGCGGATGAAAAAATCTGATGTGGCAGCTGAACCAACTGTGTCTGAATCTGAAAAGGCATATCATGATGATGTTGAGAGTTATTTGGATGTAAGAGACACTGGGATCAGTATGACACGAGATCTGCAGAGGAATGTAGATTTGAGGACCCTAATGAATCAGGAGATCacggaaaaaaatgaaaagggtAATAATGGATCTCCCACTACTAGGAATTCTCCAGGTGTTCCAGATGATTCACATCACATAAACCTGCAGCTGGAAGCTACTGGTGTGAATAATGGTGACAAAATAGGGGAGCCTGAAGTGTTAACTGGTGCTTCTTTTGAGATTTCTTTTGAAGCTGCAATAGAGCCTGATGCGTATAGCATTATTGATGATAATTTATTTGCTCGTCTGGTGGCTGGTGACCCAATTACAGACTTTTCTGTTGATAATTCCATGATATCTCAACAACCTTTGCATACTACTTCAGATAATGATTGGGAGGACGGAGCCATTGAAGGCAAAAGTACAGAATATCAGAATGTAGAAGAGGGCATGAATGACGAGGAAGAAGTTGAGTGGGAGGAAGGAGAAGAAAGCCAGAAACTTTTTCCAAAGGGAGGTCTTGAAGGAGCATCTGCTCTTCAGGAggtaaatagaaaaagaaaagcagACATAAAGGGTTATAGATCGATGTATGACTTCCAAGAAAATCATGCATCAGAAGGAAATAAAAGTACAGAGTGTCTGAAAGTAGGGGACATGAGTGATGAGGGAGAAATCGAATGTGAGGAACCGTCTGAAGACattcaatcattttcttgtctaGGTGAAAGCAATATAAATCTTACAAAGGGTGccttggaagaagaagcagctTTGCAGGAAGCAATTAGAAGAAGTTCAGAGAATATATCAGTTTGCAGAGACGTGATGGATTTTCAGGAAATTTTCTCGTCAGAAAGGGCTGGGGTAATGACTGATGAGAGTACCGATTGCATATTTGCCGATCCAGGGGAAGAGGGGCCTGAAATTTTCACCTCAGCCGACAATTTACATCAACCATATGGCTCAATGAATGATcttgataaaattaatatagaaaCTACAACTTCGTCATTCATAGTACCGAGTCCTGAAACAACCAATTTAGACTCAAAGTTTTGGAATCCTAGTGAAAAGGGATCTTTAGCTGGAGAGGTACTTTTGGGTACAGACACACTCCCAGTAGCAGATTCTAAAAAGCAGCCATTACACGCTTGTAGTGAAGATAATGATGGGTATGTTATCAAGAAGCCAGTGAATTTTTGTACTGAAAAGGTTGTGCATAATATGAGTAGCTCTGTGATCACTGGTTCATCACATGACATAATGCCTAATTCTGGTTCTGCTTATGTAAAGAACATGTCTCAGGCAAAGCTAGATGTTCATTTGATTAGTACTGGGAATCCTGGCAAACCTGCTGCTGATGATTCAGGAATTGGTGTAGATAATTTAGACAAGGATGAAATGGATGGCGACTTTTTAATGGAAACAGAAATTAAAAGTAATGATTATCAGGATCCGAGGATTCTTGAGGATCGCTTGGAGGGAGAAATTGCATTTCTAGGTAAAGAACGTGAAGAACTAGGAAGTGAGCAGCGGAGGCTGGAGAGGGATGCAGGATCAGTCAACAATGAGATGTTTACTGAATGTCAG GAGTTGCTTCAAATGTTTGGATTACCATACATCATTGCACCAATGGAAGCTGAAGCTCAATGTGCTTTCATGGAGTTATCAAATCTTGTTGACGGTGTGGTAACAGATGACTCTGATGCATTCTTATTTGGCTCTCAGTGTGTGTACAAAAACATCTTTGATGATCGCAAATATGTGGAGACATATTTGATGAAG GATATTGAGAATGAGCTTGGCTTGGATCAAGAAAAGCTAATCCATATGGCATTGCTTCTTGGAAGTGATTACACTGAAGGCATTAG CGGTGTCGGCATTGTTAATGCGATTGAGGTTGTTAATGCTTTTCATGGGAAAGACGGTCTtcgtgagtttcgagagtggatTGAATCACCGGATCCTAGTATCCTTGGGAAAATAGATGTAGAAGCAGGAGGTGACTCAAGAAAGGAAGGACCAAAAGGCACCGACGATGCTGAAAGGAAAAAACGGATTTTCAAGGATAAGCAT AGAAATGTGAGCAAAAATTGGCATGTCAGTTCTTCTTTTCCAAGTGATGCTGTGATTTCTGCTTATGTTTCCCCACAAGTGGATAAATCAACCGAACCATTTGCATGGGGAAAACCAGATCTTTTTGTTCTTCGCAA ATTGTGTCTGGAGAAATTTGGCTGGGGCGCCTCTAAAGCTGATGAGTTGCTGCTACCAGTGCTGAATGAGTACAGCAAGCATGAG ACGCAACTGAGATTGGAAGCGTTTTACACATTCAATGAAAGATTTGCCAAAATTCGGAGTAAGAGAATAGAGAAGGCTGTCAAAGGAATAGCGGGGTCTAAATCTTCTGCTGTGATGGGTGAAACACCTCAACAATCATCCAGGAAGGGCATGAAAAGCAAAGTGGTGCGCTGTGAAGATGAAGGAAACCaattagatttaaatacagCAGGAGGGGATGGTGCTGTTACCACAACAAAACCATCCATTGAGCCACTGAAAAAAGGACAGATGAGGAAAAGGAATTATCGTAGAGTGTTGGAAGAATCTATTGGTGTAGATGATGAATCACGTGGTCGGCGAAGACAACGAGGATGTGGCAAAGGAAAGAGAAGTGGAAGAGTAAAGAAGAAAACTGATATTGGAACCAGCTATGACGATGCCAGCAATAGTGGATATGGTGAAGTATTGCAATCCCACACATCTGATGAACCTCCTCAATTACGAAGG TCAGGACGACCTCGGAAGTATGTGAATTACAACGTGGATGCGCCTTTCATGGAAGAAGTAATGTTGAAGGGGGATAAAGAAATCGGTGGTGCAGTAAAGATCATCGATGATTCTCTAAAGGAGAGCGGTGACATTACATTGCATGAGACAGATCTGTCACACGGAATAAATGAGATTGATATACAAACAAAAAACGGTGACAATGCGTTGGAGGAGACAGATCTGACACATGGAATGGGTGAGATTGATATTCGAACAAGAGAAGATCCTTCTGGCCGTGGGCAAGAATCGAATGATTATCTTCAGTTTGGAGGCGGGTTCTGCATgaatgaagatgatgaagatggCCATGCAACGAGAGAAACCATGCTCGATTATCTCACCGGTGCTGATCTCATGCTGAAAGAAGATCGGGAAAGCAATACATCAAGACCTTCAGATGAGGGCACAGGTATGCCTGATAACGAGTTAGACAGGAACAACGACACATCAAGAAGTGACACCGAGGGTGAATTCAAGAGATTCAACATGGTATCCCTTCGTGCAATGCCAAACTTGAGGAAGAAAAGGCGAAAAAAGTGA